The following coding sequences are from one Oncorhynchus gorbuscha isolate QuinsamMale2020 ecotype Even-year unplaced genomic scaffold, OgorEven_v1.0 Un_scaffold_2329, whole genome shotgun sequence window:
- the LOC124025657 gene encoding basic proline-rich protein-like: protein MATSPRPGQPRPGHLPQTWPPQAWPPPPDLATSPRPGHLPQAWPPPPGLANPGLANPGLANPGLANPGLANPGLANPGLAHPGLANPGLATPGLANPGLANPGLANPGLANPGLANPGLANPGLANPGLANPGLANPGLANPGLANPGLANPGLANPGLANPGLANPGLANPGLATSPQTWPTQAWPPPPYSSGFRAP from the coding sequence ATGGCCACTTCCCCCAGACCTGGCCAACCCAGACCTGGCCACCTCCCCCAGACCTGGCCACCCCAGGCCTGGCCACCTCCCCCAGACCTGGCCACCTCCCCCAGACCTGGCCACCTCCCCCAGGCCTGGCCACCTCCCCCAGGCCTGGCCAACCCAGGCCTGGCCAACCCAGGCCTGGCCAACCCAGGCCTGGCCAACCCAGGCCTGGCCAACCCAGGCCTGGCCAACCCAGGCCTGGCCCACCCAGGCCTGGCCAACCCAGGCCTGGCCACCCCAGGCCTGGCCAACCCAGGCCTGGCCAACCCAGGCCTGGCCAACCCAGGCCTGGCCAACCCAGGCCTGGCCAACCCAGGCCTGGCCAACCCAGGCCTGGCCAACCCAGGCCTGGCCAACCCAGGCCTGGCCAACCCAGGCCTGGCCAACCCAGGCCTGGCCAACCCAGGCCTGGCCAACCCAGGCCTGGCCAACCCAGGCCTGGCCAACCCAGGCCTGGCCAACCCAGGCCTGGCCAACCCAGGCCTGGCCACCTCCCCCCAGACCTGGCCAACCCAGGCCTGGCCACCTCCCCCCTACAGCAGTGGGTTCAGAGCTCCATAA